GTCGGCGAGACCACCCGGTGCCCGATGGGCGCGACTGCCCACATCGGCTGAGTGTCAGACCTTTGCGGTGGAGGCTTTCGTGGTCCCCGTCCGTGAGCGTGTACGCCCTGGGCCTTTCCGGATGAGGGGCCGGTGTGCACGCCGGCGTGGCGGGACACTCGGTGACCATGGAATCAGAAGAGCAGCCGGTCGATGCGGCGGTCATCGGAGGAAGGCTGGTGACGCTGGTCGCGGACCGCGACAGCGCAACGCTCTCGCATGCGCTGTCGGCGATGGCGCTCAATACTCGTCCCAGCAATAGGTATCCGGACTACGAGCAAGTGCTGGCATGGGTGCTCGGGCCCATCGGCGAAGTGATCGTGGCCCGTCTCGGACCCGTGCCACCGGGACAGGACCTCGCCCTGAATGTGCTTCGCAAGAACGGCGCCGAGGTTGACCGCGCCGGACTACCCCAATCCGGAGACTGGGTGCTGCGAACGGCCGGAGCGTTACTGTCCTACGACACCAACGGGAAGGAGTGGGTCGCGGCGGCCGGGCGGCAACCGGATCCGGTGCGGCGGGCCACCCTGCTCGCCGATGCCCTGATCTGGCTGGACTTTCTTCTCGATGCCGACGCTCCCGATCTTCCGGATGCGGCGACCTGATGCCACCCCTTCGAACAACGTCGAGCCAGGGCGGTCCACCACCTTCCCTGGCACCGGGCAGATACGCACGCGCCAGAACGGTTGGCTCTTCGGGCCGGCTATTTGAGTCGTTGGGACGAGGACCCGTCACCTACTCCGGAAGCCGGCGCGCTGGTGGGCGGTCAGCAGCAGATGATCGAACCGGGCACGCAGCCCGGTGCCGGGGTCGAATTCGCTGAACCCGGTGACGAGTTGTTCGGCGATTGTGCGGAGCCGGGTGTTGGTTTCCTGGGAGCGCCAGGTCAAGATGTCGAACGCGCGGTCGGCGGTGATGCCGTAGACCAGCATCAACGCACCTTTGGCTTGCTCGATCACCGCCCGGGACTGCGCGAGTTCGGCGACCGCTTCGTCGACCGAGTCCTTGACGTCGCTGCGGTAGGAATCGGTGATGTCGATGTAGAACCCGGTCGTGCCGATCACCTCGCCGGTGTCGTCGTAAAGCCGGTCGCCGACGACCACGACCTGGTGAATCGCGCCGGTGGTGTCGATGATGCGGTGTCTGCTGCTGAACGGTTCGGCGTCGGTAATCATCCGGTCCAGGACTCGGGCGACGCGCGGGTGATCGTCGGGATGCTTGTGGGACAGCAGCAGTTCGGTGGTCGGGGTGACCTGACCGCGTTGGTAGCCGTGCATCTGGGCGACGGCGTCGGACCATTCCCACCGCTGCCCGTCCAGAAGGAATCGGAAGCTGCCCACCCGTTGCGCCTTGCCGACCAACACCTGCTCTGAATCCACGCCCTCTTTCTAGCGCATGGGGGTAGCCGGCGAGTTGCCGTGGTCGTGCGCCCGGGTTTGGCCGCGACCGTTCGGGCCGGGCTTCGCGGCCGGGTGTGGAGGATGTCCGTCGCGCTGGGGTGGGGGGAGGTTCGGTTGGCGTCGCCGGCGTCGGTGATGTACAACTTTGACAGCAGAAAATGTGACACGGGTCACATCACTGTGACGGGGGTGCACACCAATCGGATGTGCCGAGTCCCCGAACATGACGAAAGGTAGGGCGCGCATGACCACAGCCTCGATGATTACGGCGTCTTCGATCACCACGCGACCGCCGATGCGGCGCAGCAGCGGCGCGATGAGCACCGTGGAGATCAAAGCGCGGATCGAGGCCATGTTCGCCGACGACCGCCGTCCGGACCGCCAGACGGGCCCGCGCTGACACCACGAGGGGGACACGAATGACGTGCTGCTTCTGCTGGGCTTGCTGATCACCGCATGCGCTGCCGTCCTGGCGATGCACACCGACGAGCAGTCCCGCTCTCGTCACTGAACAGCGGGACAGTAACCGGAAACTGGCGACACCTCGGTGTCGCAGTCGCGGCGGGCATGAGCCGATCTCGCAGTGCAGTCGGTCCCTGCACCGAGGGAGCAGTCGTCAGATCCACCCAGGCGGGTTTGTTCAGCAGTACCCGGTACTGACACACCGTAAACGGCTATCCGGCAGTGCATTCGGCTCTCAACTGTGCTTCTGCGTGTACTCCGTCTACGGGTGATGCGCCGCAATCCTGATTCGATTGCCCGTGGGGTCGGTGATCGTCGCTGTCCCCTCGATGATGGTCTCGGGGATGATGTCGTGGCGCTCGAGTTCGGCAAGGACGCGATCGATGCCGTCCACCTCGAGAGCCACCGTCGAGCTGCCCGCGCCGTACGGATCGAGGACCAGCTGCAGGGTCGCGTCAGTGGTGAGCTGCCATTCGGCGAGATCGGGCAGGTGACGGTCGGCAGATCGGCCGAAGAACGTTGTGTACCAGGCAACGGCGGCCTCGACGTCGACGACGGAGACTACTGCGTGTACGTGGCTGGGCTCCTGGATGGTCATTCTCCCCGGTGGGCCGAAGCGCACGGATTCTGATCCTCGACACCCGGTTCGTACTCGGTACTCGGACAGCCGAATAGAGGTGAAGGCACGCCATGCGCACCCTCGTCCATCCGGTCCTGTTCCCGTGTGCCACGGTGGTCGCGGTCGGTGCCTGCCTTCCCGTGTCGGCGGTATTGCGCCGGGCGACGTCGCGCTGATCGAGCTGCGCGGCGGCGTCCCCACCGGAATCACCGTCGAGCAGATCGAGAATCAGGCCTATGGCCTTCTATACATCGATGACGGTATTGCTGGGGGCTGATTTGCTACGGGACGCCGCGCTGGTGGGGTCCCGTGCGCCCGGGTGGCATGGGGTGTGATCGTGGGGATCGGCACCATCGCGGTGTTCGGGTTGCGGCTCATAACCCTGTCAGCGACTACTTCCGGGACAATTTTCGACAACGCGCTCACCGATGGCTGGGGCTGTCCTCGCCGCCGGCGGCCTGTCCCACGCCCCACACCGGTGCCAGACAGTGGGAGACCGACTTAAGACGCTTAGATGAGTGTTGCGTTGTATTGTGCGAGATGGGATCTGACCAGCTCCAGCCCGGCGCGGTCATCGAGTTTGATCGGGCCCTGGGAGATGGCCATCAGATCATGCAGTCCCACACCGGCATTGGGTGTGATGGTCATGACGACGGAGTACCGGTCCTCGTCGTTGCGTGCCCGGTACTTGATACCGAGTGCCCTGTCGGTCCCGCACAGGATGGATGCCGCCCAGTCCCGGGTGATCCGGTAGTCGACCGGGTCGCATTTCGTCAGCCAGGTGTCCTGACCGATCGCCGTCAGATGTGAGCCGTGCACCAGTGCGACCGGGACGTCGTCGGTGACGGTGACCTGGGACAGGACTCGACCGGCCAGTTTGGCCTTCCGCAAAATTCTCGGCACGTGATCATCGAGCGGCAGCGACCGGCAGTAGGTCTCCGCGATGCAGGTGGAGATGTCCTCCCCGAAATAGGAGTAGTGGTACGAGCCGTCGGAGGAGTCGAACCGGCCGCCTCCCGCTCCCGCCGGGGTCGGATTCAGGGTCAAGGCGCCCCGGTTCGGGTCGGCGGAGTGGATGCGCCAGAGCTTGGTTCCGGCGGTGAGCGACCCGACGTGCGCGGTCACCGAGGCCGGTGGTGGGCGGTTAGGCAATGTCGTCCGCGATCTCGGCGCGCAGCAACCCGCGCACGGCGTCGAACGCTCCCTCGTCCAGTAGTTGGACCGGGGACTTGCGGTCTTCGGTCGACGGGTTCGGGGAAAGCCACCACGACGCGACACCCCACGGATCGTCCCGGGCACCGAGCGCCACATTGGTTTCCCGCACCACCTGGGTCGCCTCGCCCGGCAGGGAGAACTGAAACTCCGGGTACCGGAACTTCCCGGCCCGCTTGAGCCCGATGACCTCGCCCTTGGCGCTGAGTTTGCGCAGCGCATCGCTGGGGTTGGCCCAGTTCTTGTCGTAGTGGTCGGCGACCTCTTTGGCGGAGAGATGCGGGAACGACAGGATGCGTTCGACGGCGTCGCTCAACACCGTCTTCTCGTCGAGGATGTCGTCCGACTCGATCAGCTCGAGAATCGGGTCGTCCCGATCGATCCGCCCGGCCAGCATGATGTGGGTGACCCTGTCGGCGACCAGCCGCATGCTCGGCCGTTTGTACAGCTCGGCTCGCATCCGGGCGATGAACTCGTGGTCGCTCACGCCGCCGCGCTGCTGTTGCGGATCGGCCTCGTAGCCCGAGGCCGCGGTCTGGTGCGCCATGTTCTCCTCCTCGGTGCCCGGGCAGGTGCTCTTTCTATATAGAAGTCTACCGTAGATCGGTGCTCGCCGGAAAGGGGGCTCAGATGTCATAGCTCGCCGAGCCGGCCCGTACCTGGGTCGCTGCCGGCAGACGCTTTTCGTGCGCAGTGCGGGCGCAAGGCCCCCCGGGACCGACGAGATCGGCACGACCGAGGTCCGACGCGTGCCGCCCGAACGTCCCCGACCCCGCTGCTCCGACCGCTTGCGGTCGACCTCGACGGGCTCTCCCCGCTGCTCGAAGGCGACCCCGTCTACGGCGGCGGCCGCATCGACCTGCGGACCGGCGACGCCTGGCCGGCAATGATCGCGGACGATCACTTGACCGACGACGACCCCGTGTGGTTCGGCAATCGCCGACGACGACCCCGAGTGGTTCGGCACTTCGCATCTCGGTCCTCCTCGGAGTGAGTTCGGTGTCCGTTCACTGCGTCGGATTCTTGCGACAACGCAGTCGGTCACGGTAGTCGTGCAGCCGGACCACCCCCGAGTGCTCGTGGTCCACGAACAGCAAACTCTCGTCCCGGAGAACCCGGGCGGCGATGCGATCGCACCGATAGGCGAACACCCCGACATGTTCGGAAGCGGTGACGTCCTCCGCCAGCCGCAGGGGAAGGCGCGCAAACCGGTAGCCGAGTCTCAGCGCGCTCAGCGGTAGCGACATCATCGTCGTCATTTCACGATGCTAGGCCGGGGCTGCGGCCAGTGGACGAATCAACCCGCCGCCGGGCGGGGTCGGCGGGAAGGGGCAGCTGGGCTTGCGTCGCGCCGCGGCTGGACGCTGACGCCGGGGACATCGTTTGGTGGCGGCGCATAGAGGAGAGCTGCGCCTGAGGCTGAACGGCAGCGATTCAGCAGCCCCGCTGCAGCTTGGTGTGTGCCGCGATCGACAAAAGGGTCGACGCGGGCCGACGTGGTTACTGGTGCGTGAAGAGTGTCTCGATGAGCGCGGCCG
The sequence above is drawn from the Rhodococcus jostii RHA1 genome and encodes:
- a CDS encoding VOC family protein, which produces MTIQEPSHVHAVVSVVDVEAAVAWYTTFFGRSADRHLPDLAEWQLTTDATLQLVLDPYGAGSSTVALEVDGIDRVLAELERHDIIPETIIEGTATITDPTGNRIRIAAHHP
- a CDS encoding PAS and ANTAR domain-containing protein, with protein sequence MDSEQVLVGKAQRVGSFRFLLDGQRWEWSDAVAQMHGYQRGQVTPTTELLLSHKHPDDHPRVARVLDRMITDAEPFSSRHRIIDTTGAIHQVVVVGDRLYDDTGEVIGTTGFYIDITDSYRSDVKDSVDEAVAELAQSRAVIEQAKGALMLVYGITADRAFDILTWRSQETNTRLRTIAEQLVTGFSEFDPGTGLRARFDHLLLTAHQRAGFRSR
- a CDS encoding RES family NAD+ phosphorylase, producing MTAHVGSLTAGTKLWRIHSADPNRGALTLNPTPAGAGGGRFDSSDGSYHYSYFGEDISTCIAETYCRSLPLDDHVPRILRKAKLAGRVLSQVTVTDDVPVALVHGSHLTAIGQDTWLTKCDPVDYRITRDWAASILCGTDRALGIKYRARNDEDRYSVVMTITPNAGVGLHDLMAISQGPIKLDDRAGLELVRSHLAQYNATLI